The window CTTGTGCAGGCGGACGGCGCGCGCCACCACCTCTTCCAGGTGCTTGGGGTCGACCGGCTTGATGAGATAACGAAGGGCGCCGTGCTCCAGCGCCTGCATGGCGCTTTCGATGGCGGGACCGCCGGTCATCAGGATCACCGGCACGTCCAGGTCGTGCTCGCGCACCGAGCGCAGGAAAGCGAGGCCGCTCATCTCCGGCATGGTGATGTCGCTGACGATGGCGTCGTACGAACAGACGCGCGTGCGCTCGGCCGCCGCCTTGCCGTCGTTGGCGGTCTCGACCAGGTAACCCGCCAGCGTCAGCAGGCGGGCGTAACCGCGAGCGATGGAAGGTTCGTCGTCGACAAGCAGGATGTGCCCTTGATGAGCCACCTCCGTCCCCGCGCCTGATTGTCCGTCACTGCTCCCCAAACCGCTGACACCGATAGCCGACATCAAAAGGCACATCGGCAGTCAGAAGAAGAAATTGAGCCCGGCACCTGTGTCATCCCAGCGATTCTCGTTCGTTTATTTACCGCCCGTCGCCAGGTCCTGGTATATCCTCGCGGCTTCGTTCCCGGTGCCGCCGCTACAGGAGAAGATTCAGGAGACATGCTGGACATGAGTCGCATCGAACGGGAGGTCGTTGAACCTCGCGAAAAAGCCCGCTCCGTCGACAAGGCACAGCTGGTGCATTACTACCAGCAGATGCTGGCCATCCGGCGCATGGAAGAGGCGCTGGCAAAGGCGTACGCACTTCGGAAATTCGGCGGATTTTTGCACCTTTATATCGGGCAAGAAGCGGTGGCGGTGGGCGCCATCGCTGCGCTGAAGCCGGAAGACTACGTCATCGCCACCTACCGCGAACACGCCCATGCCTACGCCAAGGGCATGGCCGCCAAGCAAATCATCGCCGAGATGTACGGAAAAGAGACCGGCTGCTCGAAGGGCCTGGGCGGCTCGATGCACCTGTTCGACGCTCCTCGCAATTTCCTCGGTGGGTACGGAATTGTGGGCGGCCACATCCCGATCGCCGCCGGCACCGCCTACGCGTCGAAGTACCGCGGCGACGGGCGCGTGACCTTGTGCTTCTTCGGCGACGGCTCGGTGGCCCAGGGCGCGTTCCACGAGGGCGTGGCCCTGGCTGCGCTGTGGCGCCTGCCGGTGGTGTTCATCTGCGAGAACAACCTCTATTCGATGGGCACCCCGCTCTACCGATCATTGTCGGTCACCGACGTCTCGCAGAAGGCGCTGGGCTACGGCATCGCCCGCGATCGCTTCGACGGCGAAGACGTCCTGCGCGTGCGCGACCGCATCGGCGAGGCCGTGCGCCGGGCCCGCAACGAAT of the Polyangia bacterium genome contains:
- the pdhA gene encoding pyruvate dehydrogenase (acetyl-transferring) E1 component subunit alpha, yielding MSRIEREVVEPREKARSVDKAQLVHYYQQMLAIRRMEEALAKAYALRKFGGFLHLYIGQEAVAVGAIAALKPEDYVIATYREHAHAYAKGMAAKQIIAEMYGKETGCSKGLGGSMHLFDAPRNFLGGYGIVGGHIPIAAGTAYASKYRGDGRVTLCFFGDGSVAQGAFHEGVALAALWRLPVVFICENNLYSMGTPLYRSLSVTDVSQKALGYGIARDRFDGEDVLRVRDRIGEAVRRARNESMPTLVEIRTYRFRGHSMSDAGLYRTKEEVEEWKKRDPVGFGRALLEKANVPEAEIAAIEAKVKEEIEEAVQFAEDSPELAYERLAEFTYKE